The Pelodiscus sinensis isolate JC-2024 chromosome 26, ASM4963464v1, whole genome shotgun sequence genome contains a region encoding:
- the CENATAC gene encoding centrosomal AT-AC splicing factor → MAPRGDVVAATCQGPEGTTYRGRGRSPPRPAPPVLRFPGARHQVPEAGNGSRALGLPPGRAVPTRSGGDAAAGRWRRPRGRAPSAAMGVFYCPLCRLTAFAGRRHLYSGGHRRRLREALGRLQAKVQLARKMIKNAVVVKYEAVEHEQLFWCVCCKQEVKKHLSHGSLTVLYGGLLQHMASLEHKKEANKFWWENKAEAKLKEQFLISPEDYEQFKSSLVKALDVYEEREDEVIKEMASHIRKVEQSRQEMVHAVLEPETDREFCDEPSAISTPGGHKSDFNITEEEEQLDPSAIQTTPDLDWMDEDHALTFIGHQESDGKGNVHTGAKPPWLMQDKEDFGNKQQIGPSYEEFLMEKEKQKLKKLPADRVGANFDHTSQTGEGWLPSFGRVWNHGRRWQSRHQFKAESSKEKDRQRKTRQRPILSSMKKGTA, encoded by the exons ATGGCGCCGAGGGGCGATGTTGTCGCCGCCACGTGCCAGGGACCTGAGGGAACCACTTACCGCGGGCGGGGCCGgagtccgccccgccccgccccgcccgtccTGAGGTTCCCTGGCGCGCGCCACCAGGTGCCTGAGGCGGGAAACGGGAGCCGCGCGCTAGGGCTGCCGCCAGGGCGCGCTGTTCCCACTCGGAGCGGAGGTGACGCAGCTGCTGGAAGATGGCGGCGGCCGCGCGGCCGGGCTCCTAGCGCCGCCATGGGGGTGTTTTACTGCCCGCTGTGCCGCCTCACCGCCTTCGCGGGCCGGCGCCACCTCTACAGCGGCGGCCACCGTCGGCGGCTGCGGGAGGCGCTGGGCCGGCTGCAGGCCAAG GTGCAATTGGCTCGGAAGATGATTAAAAATGCTGTGGTTGTGAAGTATGAGGCAGTGGAGCATGAGCAACTCTTCTGGTGTGTCTGCTGCAAGCAGGAGGTGAAAAAGCACCTGAGCCATGGAAGCCTGACAGTGCTGTATGGGGGACTTCTGCAGCACATGGCCAG CCTGGAGCATAAAAAAGAAGCCAACAAGTTCTGGTGGGAGAACAAAGCGGAAGCAAAATTAAAGGAGCAGTTTCTGATTTCCCCTGAGGACTATGAGCA GTTCAAATCATCACTTGTCAAAGCTCTGGATGTTTATGAAGAAAGAGAGGATGAAGTCATTAAAGAG ATGGCATCCCATATTCGAAAAGTGGAGCAGAGCAGACAGGAAATGGTACATGCTGTCTTAGAG CCTGAGACAGACAGAGAATTTTGTGATGAACCTTCTGCCATCAGCACACCTGGAGGGCACAAAAG TGACTTCAACATCACTGAAGAGGAAGAGCAGCTTGACCCAAGTGCAATTCAGACAACACCTGATTTAGATTGGATGGATGAAGACCATGCTCTGACTTTTATTGGCCACCAG gAATCAGACGGGAAAGGAAATGTTCACACAG GTGCCAAACCTCCCTGGCTGATGCAGGACAAAGAGGATTTTGGAAATAAACAGCAGATTGGACCTTCTTATGAGGAATTTCTCATGGAAA AGGAGAAGCAGAAGTTGAAAAAGCTTCCTGCAGATCGTGTTGGGGCCAACTTTGATCACACCTCTCAGACAGGTGAAGGGTGGCTTCCTTCCTTTGGACGGGTCTGGAATCATGGCAGGAGATGGCAGTCTAG ACATCAGTTCAAAGCTGAATCAAGCAAAGAAAAGGACAGGCAAAGGAAGACCCGGCAAAGACCAATCTTAAGTTCAATGAAAAAAGGCACAGCTTAG